A stretch of the Rhodohalobacter mucosus genome encodes the following:
- the priA gene encoding replication restart helicase PriA, translating to MSKIRYADIAFPTAVRRLFTYETGDSTIRPGMRVWVPLRSEFAIGMVVQVHDRKPEFETRPVERILDEEPVMDHTMLQLTEWIHRFYYCSWGEAVQAALPVGLNFASEKRLQVRKGFKGGISEEERELLDEIAESHLTLKEAEKRWREGKGKAFLKKALKQEWVTVWEQPKQKVDYKKVKHWQLAESVNPDKALAGLEEKERDNKWVQAFEKLTGMNLPLPHRHLLEDKLFTTYTLNRIEKEGWIESVDLPVESEPVHNGIHRPDEIKILSDQQQEAFEKIRESLDSHAFKSYLLFGVTGSGKTEVYIHALKHALEQGRGGLVLVPEIALTPQTVQRFYHIFGDQIAVLHSRLSDRERFEAWQSLKSGEKRIAIGPRSAVFAPVRDVGLIVVDEEHDTSYKQYDPAPRYHARDVAVMRAHMENAVAVLGSATPGMVSVQAVKEEKHELLHLPLRPTGTMPEVQILNMLEYKSAMRGPLTVELYNEVEKALKRKEQVILLYNRRGFASFMQCEDCGHVPQSPESSTSLTYHKKKNILLDHYSGYSRRADTRCEMCGSANLKTKGSGTQQVEEEVEKLFPQARLLRMDRDSTSGKRGHQTIYEQFLSGQADILIGTQIVAKGLDFPNVTVVGVLNADTELAFPSFRAGERMFQLLSQVAGRAGRAEKPGVVYVQTWKPDHPAIQCAKTHDFKAFARHELANREMLHYPPYSRMVVFQFKCPSWSKVQVVADKFCDAMRTVTGDEPVMGPSPSVIEWMSGQHQWEANIKLSRNFNGHAIEKLLNDIFKKYDSIKPKGSGAVRINVDVDAVE from the coding sequence ATGAGCAAAATCCGATACGCAGACATAGCCTTCCCCACCGCCGTTCGCCGCCTGTTTACCTATGAGACGGGCGATTCCACAATCCGGCCCGGCATGAGGGTGTGGGTGCCGCTTCGAAGTGAGTTTGCCATCGGGATGGTTGTTCAGGTTCACGACCGTAAACCTGAGTTTGAGACGCGTCCGGTAGAGCGGATCCTGGATGAGGAACCGGTTATGGATCACACCATGCTGCAGCTCACCGAGTGGATCCACCGTTTCTACTACTGCAGCTGGGGAGAGGCGGTCCAGGCGGCGCTGCCTGTGGGGTTGAATTTTGCGTCCGAAAAACGACTGCAGGTCCGCAAGGGTTTTAAAGGGGGGATCTCCGAAGAGGAGCGGGAGCTGCTGGATGAGATCGCTGAAAGCCATCTCACCCTGAAAGAGGCCGAAAAGCGCTGGCGCGAGGGGAAGGGAAAGGCGTTTCTGAAAAAGGCCCTGAAGCAGGAGTGGGTGACCGTCTGGGAGCAGCCGAAACAGAAAGTGGATTACAAGAAGGTCAAGCATTGGCAGCTTGCGGAATCGGTGAACCCGGATAAGGCACTTGCAGGACTTGAAGAAAAAGAACGCGACAACAAATGGGTACAGGCGTTCGAAAAGCTGACCGGAATGAACCTGCCTTTGCCTCACCGTCATCTGCTGGAGGATAAACTGTTTACAACCTACACCCTGAACCGGATCGAAAAGGAGGGATGGATCGAGTCGGTGGACCTTCCCGTGGAGAGCGAACCGGTTCACAACGGCATTCACCGGCCGGATGAGATCAAAATCCTCTCTGATCAGCAGCAGGAGGCGTTTGAAAAGATCCGTGAATCGCTGGATTCCCATGCTTTTAAGAGCTATCTGCTCTTTGGCGTTACCGGTTCCGGGAAGACCGAAGTCTATATCCATGCTCTTAAACACGCACTGGAGCAGGGGCGGGGCGGACTGGTGCTGGTGCCCGAAATTGCGCTCACACCGCAGACCGTGCAGCGCTTTTATCACATCTTTGGCGATCAAATCGCCGTATTGCACAGCCGGCTTTCCGATCGGGAGCGGTTCGAAGCGTGGCAGAGCCTGAAATCGGGCGAGAAGCGGATTGCCATCGGTCCAAGGTCCGCAGTGTTTGCACCGGTCAGGGATGTGGGACTGATTGTTGTGGACGAGGAGCATGACACCTCGTACAAGCAGTACGATCCCGCACCTCGCTATCACGCCCGCGATGTGGCGGTCATGCGCGCCCACATGGAGAACGCCGTTGCGGTATTGGGATCGGCTACGCCGGGGATGGTCTCCGTTCAGGCGGTGAAGGAAGAGAAACACGAACTGCTGCACCTGCCGCTGCGTCCTACGGGAACAATGCCGGAAGTGCAGATTTTGAACATGCTGGAGTATAAATCGGCCATGCGGGGACCGCTCACGGTGGAGCTTTACAACGAAGTGGAGAAAGCCCTGAAACGAAAAGAGCAGGTGATCCTGCTCTACAACCGGCGCGGATTTGCTTCATTCATGCAGTGCGAGGATTGCGGCCATGTGCCCCAGAGTCCGGAGAGTTCCACCAGCCTCACCTATCACAAAAAGAAAAATATTTTGCTGGACCACTACAGCGGCTACTCGAGACGGGCCGATACCCGGTGCGAAATGTGCGGATCCGCCAACCTGAAAACCAAGGGGAGCGGCACCCAGCAGGTGGAGGAGGAGGTTGAGAAACTGTTCCCGCAGGCGCGGCTGCTGCGGATGGACCGCGATTCTACTTCCGGCAAGCGGGGGCACCAGACAATCTACGAGCAATTTCTAAGTGGTCAGGCCGATATCCTGATCGGCACGCAGATCGTGGCCAAGGGACTTGACTTCCCTAATGTAACCGTTGTGGGTGTGCTCAATGCCGACACCGAACTGGCGTTCCCGTCCTTCAGGGCGGGTGAGCGGATGTTCCAGCTCCTGAGCCAGGTGGCCGGCCGTGCCGGGCGTGCAGAGAAGCCGGGCGTGGTGTACGTGCAGACCTGGAAACCGGATCACCCCGCGATACAATGCGCAAAGACCCACGACTTCAAAGCCTTTGCACGGCACGAGCTGGCCAACCGCGAAATGCTTCACTACCCGCCCTATTCCAGAATGGTTGTGTTTCAGTTCAAGTGTCCGTCGTGGAGCAAGGTTCAGGTGGTGGCGGATAAATTCTGTGACGCCATGCGCACGGTTACCGGTGATGAACCGGTAATGGGCCCTTCTCCCTCCGTAATCGAGTGGATGAGCGGACAGCACCAGTGGGAGGCCAACATCAAGTTGAGCCGCAATTTCAACGGCCACGCCATCGAAAAACTGCTGAACGATATCTTCAAGAAATACGACTCCATCAAACCCAAAGGCTCAGGAGCGGTTCGTATTAACGTGGATGTGGATGCGGTGGAGTAG